The genome window CTACTACTTGTAGAAAATGTGGTTACAAAGGTTTAAGATACAAAGCTAAAGAACCAAGAGGATAGACATATTCTCTTATCTTTTATTATTTTTTAAAAAAACTTATTTTTAACTAATTTTTATTTCTAAACAATTAATTTAATATATCATTTTTAATAAATCTTATTTTAGGTATTCATATGAAAGATGTTGAAAATTATATTAGAGATATATTAAAAAGTAGAAAAATACATTTTACTTTAATTGACCCTGATGAACAAACACCTGAAGAAGCATTAGAAATAGCTACTCAGGCTATTGAAGGTGGAACTGATGGTATTATGATTGGTGGATCAACTGTTAATGGTGATGATGTAGATAATACCTGTAAAATATTATCTGAAAACATTGCAGTTCCAATTATTATTTTCCCAGGAAATACTAGTAGTGTAAGTAAATATGCAGATGCTATTTTTTATATGAGTTATGTTAACGCAAGAAACCCATATTGGATCAATGGTGCTCAGGCATTAGCTGCACCTGCTGTTAAATCATCTGGAATGGAAATTTTATCAATGCATTATATGGTTGTAGCTCCAGGTGGAACCGTTGGTTGGGTTGGAGATGCAAATTTAGTACCAAGAAGCAAACCTAAAATACCTGCAGTTTATGCAATGTCTGCAGAATTATTCGGAATTAAATTCTTCTATCTTGAAGCAGGTTCTGGTGCAGAAGAACCAGTACCACCAGAAATGGTTGGATATTCTAAAAAAGCTGCTCCAAATAACATCCTTGTTGTTGGTGGAGGAATCCGTGATGCTAAAGCAGCTTACATGGCTGCAAAAGCAGGTGGAGACATCATCGTAACTGGTACTGTTGTAGAAGAAGTTGATGATGTAAAATCCAAAATTCAAGAATTAACAGGAGCTATTAAAAAAGCTTCAATGGAGTAGTTTTCAACTGCTCTTACTATACTTTTTTTATTTATTATTAGCATAATTATTTTATAGTGATATTATGTTAAATTCATTATATGAGAAAGCCATCGCTAAAAGAGGATTTATTCATGATATTGATTCAAAAACCGATGTTGAATCCCAATTAGAATACAAATGGTTTGATAGAGAGATTCTAGAGAGTAATTGTGATTATTCAATTGCTGCAGGGGATGGAAGTTTTAATAAAAAGAAATTTTTAACTACTAATTTTTGTGCAGTTGGAGCAGAATCTATAATTTATGATGGTAAAATTAAAAAAATAGATGATTCAGATATATTCGATATTTCACATATTTCTTTTTTAGATGAATTATTAAGCAATTATATGTCTATTTATGAATTAAAATGTGCACTTAGAGCTATTAAAGATTATGATGTTGATTATTACATGATAGATGGATCTATTCTAGGGGATTTGCAAAATGCATTTCCAAGAGGTGCTAAATTACCTGCAAAACTTAAAAATAACTTAGATGATATATTGCTCAGTGAATTTGAAAGAAGACTATCAATAAGAAAATATGGATTGGTATTTCCTGAAATCAGGGATACATTAAATCTTGTTGAATTTCCAAAACACGAAAATTCAAATAAATTCGAGGAATATAATCTCCATCTTGCAAATGTTGAGAAATTAATTCTCTTAAAGGAAATTTTACAATACAGAAAAAGAATAATTGCAATTTCAAAAACATCATCTGATAATGAGTTATTCGGTTGGAATATTCCAGATATTGCTTTTTTAGACAAATTTACAAAAAAACAGGGTATGTCTTTAATAAAACACAGGCAAGTTCATGAAAATGCTGCATTTCCGTATTTCAATGACTTTTTTAAAAGCATTACATTTACAGTATTTTACATACGTCTACAGGACAATAAAAATGTTTTGAAGGTTGAACTTCCGTATAAAGCATCAAAAGAAGAAGTATTTGAATTAATTAAAAAGATTAACGACTTATCAGTTCAGGGTTATCCTTATTTGCTTAATAAGGCACATAATGATGTTGTAATTACAGATAAGAATATTAAGGAATTATTAAAAATAGCTAAGATTTATGAAACAACAAACAGGGAAGTGATGTCATGGTAATAGGAATTTGTATTGGTGAAACTTCACTTACACATGTAACATTCATATCAGATAAAATGCCTAATGTCGGTGAATATGTTACAATGGAATATAATGGGAAAAAAGTTTTAGGAATGATTGAAAACTTAATAATGGGAAATGACTCATTAAACGTTGATATTAACGATTTTAAAGCAATTCAAAAGATTTCAAGAATTGGTGCTGAAGAAAATTACATCAAAGGAAAAGTTAAGATTCTTGGAGATGTAAATGACAATTTAAAATTACCTAGAACACCTGTGCTTCCCGGAACTGAAATCAAATTGGCAGACAATGAAGTATTGGATGAAATATTCAAAGTAAAAAACCCTATTAAATTAGGTTGTCTTGTAAATCAAAGTGATGTCGAGGTTAATGTTGAAGCAAATCCAATTTTATCAAGACATTTAGCTATTCTTGCTATGACTGGTGCAGGTAAATCAAATACTGTTTCTGTATTGATTGATCAGTTTTTAAGATATAATCTTCCAATATTTGTTTTTGATATGCATGGAGAATATAAGGATGCGGTTTTCCCTAATGGTGAAGTTAATGTAATCAGGCCTAAAATTAATCCTCACTACATGAGTTTTCATGAAATTAAAAAATTAGTAAATATCGGAGCAAACAGCTATATCCAAGAAAGACACTTTAGAAGAGCATTCCATGAAGCTAAAGAATCTCTTAAAAATGGTGTTGCACAAACAAACAACTTTTTACAAGTAATGTATGATATTTTAGAAAATAAATCTCTAGAAGAAGGCTCTGATAAACAAATCGTAGATGTTATGAATAAAATTGACGATGCAATGATTAAATATTCTAACATATTTGATAAAAACATTGGAAATATTTTATCTAGTATTAAAAAAGGTCATGCAAACGTTTTAGATTTAAGCCAAGTTGATGAATCTGTAGCTAGTGTTTTAGTAAGTCACATTCTTAGAAATGCACTTCAAAGAAGTAAAGATGCAGCAAGTAAAGGTGAAAACTTAATTGAAAACTCTGTATTTTTCATTTTGGAAGAAGCACATATTCTCGCTCCTAAAAAACGTGAAACTGACTCTAAAAAATGGATTCAAAGAGTTGCAAGAGAAGGTCGTAAATTTGGTTTAGGATTATGTTTAGTAAGCCAGTCTCCTAAAACTGTTGATCATGATGCATTATCTCAAATGAACAACATGATAATTTTAAGACTTGTTGAACCGGAAGACCAAAGACATGTCCAATCAGCAAGTGAAAGTCTATCAAAAGATTTAGTTGACCAATTACCATCCCTAAATGTTGGTGAGGCTATTGTTCTCGGATTAATGAGTAAAGTACCAACTCTTGTTAAAATTGATAGATTTAAAGGTCGCCGTCATGGTGATGATATGGACATAATATCTCACTTTAAAAATTCTATCCAAAAAGAAAAAGAAGAGATAGAAAATGCACAACAAGAAACTTTAGATATGGGATATGACTACTAATTTAATATCTCATAATTAATTTTTCGAGTTTATTTTAATTTTAATTTCTTTTTAATACGTAGTTTAAAAACTATTAAATATTGAAAATCATAAATGTAATATTTACTTAAATACTTTATAAAGTGTTTAAATTGATTATATACAAAATTTTTAAAAGGTAATATAATGAAATTTGCACATTTAGCAGACACTCATTTAGGTTATCGCCAATTTGGATTAATTGAGCGTGAAAAGGACTTCTATGAAGTGTTTGAAAAGGTTATAGATAAAATAATTGAAGAAAAAGTAGATTTTGTAATACATAGTGGAGATCTATTTGAAACCGCAAAACCATCTCCCAATGCACTTTTAGCCTTCCAAAAAGGTTTACTCAAATTAAAAGGTGCAGGAATTACTATGTATGCAATTGCAGGAAATCATGATTCAGTAATGCGTAAAGGAGCAATTCCTCCTCAAGTAATATTTAAAAAATTAGGTCTAAAAGTTATTAGTCCTATTAATCCGTTTTATGTTCACGGAGATTTATTTATTGCAGGATTGCCTTTTTATCCAGCATCACAAAGTAAATTATTGAAATCAAAATTAGCAGAATTATCTAAAAAAGCAGCTAATTACGAAAAATCAGTCTTAGTATTGCATCAAGGTATTGATAAGTACTTTGGATATCAATATGAATTGGAACTTGGTGATGTGCCAGATAATTTCAGCTATTATGCACTAGGTCACGTTCACAAATATGTCAATGATAGTTTTGGTAATGGAAGATTAGTTTATCCTGGTTCTACTGAAATTTGGAAGACTGATGAGCTTGAAGATTATAAAAATAATGGTAAAGGCTGTGTGATTGTTGATTTTGATGGTCCAAAACCAGTTATTAAAAGACTCAGTATTGATGCAGGTCGTGAATTTATTATAAGGACAATTGATTATAATAAATTAGAAAGCAATGTTGCGGGTATTAAAGAAATCATCAAAGACTTCGATAAAAAACCTATCTTGGATTTAACAATTAAAAATGTTGATGGAAATACCAAAGACATTTATGAAATTATCAATAATGAATTAGGTGATTTAGCTTTAATGATTAGACCTAAATTTGAAATTATTGATGAAAATAGAACTGGTGATCCACCTTTCCCTGGTTCTGTTGGTCCTAAAGAATTAATTGTTGAACAATTAGAAAAATACAACGATAAAAATGTTGAGCAATTTGCTTTAGAATTATATGACTTTTTATCCAAGGATAAAAATGGTGAGTCTAAGGAATTAGTTCATCAGTTTTTCAACGACCATTATTCTAAAAATCCTAAATATTGTAATGTTGAAGAAGTAGAAGAAATTGAAGTTCCTAAAAAAGAATCTGGGGATATTCAAGTAACATTTAACGAGGTTTTAAAATGATTTTCACAAAATTAAGATTAAGAAATTTTAAATCTCATGAAGACACTATCATTCGCTTTAAGAAGGGAATTAGTGTAATTGTTGGTGAAAACGGTGCAGGAAAATCAACAATTTTAGAAGGAATTAGCTTTGCTTTATTTAAACAACACACTGCTAAAAAGATTGATGATTTAGTTAGAAACAATGCACAGACTATGACTATTGAATTAGAATTTATTTCTAATGGAAAACAATACAAAATAATTCGTGAGAAAAAATCAAATTTAAAATCTTCAATTTATAAAAGAACTTCAACTGATGGGGACTTTGTCCATATCTGTACAGGAGATAAAGAAGTAGCAAGTGAAATCCAACAAATCTTGGATATTGATTCTGATTTGTTCTTAAATGCAATTTACATCAGACAAGGAGAAATTGCAGAGCTTGTTGATAAAACTCCTGCTGAGAAAAAACAGTTAATTGCTAAGTTACTTGGAATTGATTCATTAGAAAAGTCATGGAAAAACTTATTGCCATTTATTAATGATTATGAAAATCAGTTAGCTGAACTTAAAGGTAAACTTTACAATTCAGATAAATTAGCTGAAGAATTAGATCAAAAACGTGCTGAATTATCTTCATTAAGAAAAAGAGGTCTTGAACTTGAGAATCATATTAGTGAAGTAAAAGAATTACTCCAAGACATATCTGCTGGTAAAAGAGATATGGAAAGAGAAAAAGAAATATATGAAACTCAAATCAATAACCTCAAAAATGAAGAAAAAACATTATCTAAACTTGAAAATGATAAACATACAATTCATGAAAACTTAGATAAAATCAGAGAAGCTGAAGAACAAATTGTTCGTTTAGAGAAATTTGTTTCTAAATTGGATGTTTATTTGGACTTTGAAAAATCAGTACTCAGTATCCAAAACTTAAAAGAAAACGAAGCTGAAATATATGATAAATTAGATTCAATATCTGAACAAAAACAACTTATTGCCGATAATAAGGAAAATTACAGTAAGTTTTTAGCATTTGAAGAGGAAATTGAGAAATATAACAATCAAAAACTCAGTTTCGAAAAAGAACTAGCTACAATGACTAAGCTTGATAAGGATAAAAAAGACTTATTTAGTGAAATTGAATCTGAACGTAATGATATCAACAAGTTCTTTGTTAGAGCTAAAGAGAAATTAGAATACAATGGATTAGACCAGGATGTATTGGCTAAAGTTGATGATTTCAATGTTATTGAAGAAGCTACTAATGACTTTTTAGATGAAATTAATAGCAAAATTAAAACTTTATCTGAAGATATTGCGTCTAAAAAAGAAGAGATTGTAGTATTTAAACAAAATATTAAATCTAGTGAAAAATCATTAAATGAGTTAAATGATGCTTCAGATAATAAATGTCCTGTTTGTCAATCTGATATTGATGATGCTAAAAAAGCAGATTTAGTAAAACAATATCAGGATATTATTGATGAGAATTCTCATTCAATATCTGATTATGAAGAAGCTGTTGAATTACTTAGCAAAAATAAATCAAGTTTTGAAGTAAAACATGAAAGAATTACTGAGTTATCAAAAAATATTGATTTGTATAAACACAGATTTGACCATTTAAACAATCATATGGCTGATAAATTAAAGAAACTTGATTCAGAACTCGAATCCAAAGATTTCATCAGCGGTAAACTTGGTGAATTATTACTTGTTATTTCTAATAAGAAAATTGAAAGAGAATCTTATCAGGAATCTTATGATACATATATCCAAGCAAAAGGTGCATTAGAAGTTTTAGGTAATGAAACTGATATTCAATTCAAATTAAAACAGGTTCAAAATGAAATTGATAATCATGTTACCAATATTAAGAATGCAATTAAATTAGATCCTCATTTAACTGGTGATATTACTGCTTCAGAACTTCAAAGCCGTATTGCTGATTTAAAACAGAAAAATGAAGAATACAATCAACTTAAAGGATTTATTAAAAACAAACAGTCATATTTAACTCAGCTTGATTCTGTAAAAGAAGATATTGGGTTGTCAATTAATCAAATTGATATTATTAAAAACAAAATCCAAGCATGTTCTTATGATGTAGATAAATATGAACACATTATTTATCGCTCTGAGGTATATGAAAGAAAATACAACACATTCAATGATGAACTTAATACAATCAAAGGTCAAGCACGTGAAACAATTGCTTATGTAAATGATTTAAGTTCAAGAGTTGAATCAATTAATAAATTCCAGCAAGAATATGATAATGTTTCTGATTATATTAACTTATTAAGCCATATTAGAAACATATACAGTAAAAATGGTATCCAAAGAGATTTAAGAAATATTTCAAGACCATTAATCCAAAAATACACAAAAGAATTCTTCAATGAATTCAATTTCAACTATTCTGACTTAACTCTTGATGATGAATATGATGTAACTGTTTATGGTCCTGAAGGTGAATCATCAATGACTATGGTTAGTGGTGGTGAAAAAATAGCTATTGCTCTAGCTTTAAGACTTGGAATCACTCAAGCTATGTCTAATGGTGAATTAGATACTATTTTACTCGATGAACCTACTATTCATTTAGATTCTTCAAGAAGACATGAGTTAATTAATTTATTAAAAGAAATATCTTCATTACCACAAATGATTATTGTAACTCATGAGCCTCAGCTTGAAAATGCAGCTGATAATTTAATAAAAGTAGAAAAAGTGAATGGTATATCAAAAGTAATAATTTAAATTACATTATTTCTTTTTTATTTTTTTTACATGGTTTCTGGTGCATCTTTAATTGAATCAATTATACAATTTGCATTCCATCCGACAATGGTTGCAGCTTTTTCTTCTAATTCTAATGGTACTGCTTCACTGCCTAATGGTCTAACTAAGACAATTGGTATTTCATATTGTTCACTAGCAGCTAATAATTCTTCAAAAAGCTCTTTATTATCATTATAAAGTCCTGCTAATAAGATAATTCTATCAACTTTTTTATAAAACTCTTCTCCAGCAGTAGCATAAGATCCAGACATTGATTCTTTCCATAAGAAATTTGCTTTTGAATATAATTTTTCAGTAAACATACCATATTCTTTGTTTTTGTCAAATCCGCTTGTAATAATTAAATTGTAAATCTTATCGTCTCTTTCATCTTCAAACATTTTCTCACCTTGCTTTTATTTTAAAATATTATAATATAAAAATATTTATTAATTTCAAAAAAGAAATATTAGTTAGTAACGATTATTTTAAGGAATTATTTTATATGAAAGCAGCAGTAATAGGTTTAGGCGTAGAAGGAAAAAAGGCAGTTAATTCTCTTTTAAAACATGATTGGGAAGTTTATGCTACTGATTTGAATATTAATGTAGATTTAGATGGATTAGATTTACCAAATTTATCATTAAATGTTATTGATGATAATCAAACAGTTTCAATTGTTGGAGATAGAATAAATATGGATTTGGGTTTTACAAATCCTAATGCGATTGAACAGTGTGATGCAGTAGCAATTAGTCCTAGTATGTTTGGAGGAGAATTTGCAACTAAATTGTTAAAAAATTCAAAATTATTAAGCGATATTGTAGATAAACATAAAGACATTTTCACAATTGGTATTACTGGAACAAACGGTAAAACAACCACTGTTCATATGATAAAAGAGATTTTAGAAAATGCCGGTAAAAAAGTTTTAGTCGGTGGTAATGGTGGTGGAGGCTTTTCAGGATATTATGATTTGATTCTTGAAGCTAATGAGGATGAATATGATGTTTTACTTGTAGAAGTATGTGATATGACTCTTGATTTTTGTAAGTATTGCTTTGATTTTGACATGATTGGTCTTACTAACATTGGTAATGACCATATGAATGTTCATAAAACCATTGCTAATTATAAAGATTCTCTAGTTAGATTTTTTGAAGCAAAAACCGTATTTACTGCATTTGATCAGGATTTCAATGCTGATTTCAAACAATCCAGTGATAAACACATAAACTATTTCGAATATCAGGATGAATTGAAACTATTTGGTAAGTTTAATTTGCTTAATGCAGGTCTTGCAACAGCAATTGCAAAAGAACTTAAAATTCCTAAAGATGTTATTAAATCAACACTTTCACAGTTTAGTGCAGTTGAAGGAAGATTAGATGTTTATAAAATCAACAGTGCTTCTGTATATGTTGGAAAAACTGATAATTCTGATGCATTAGAGTCCATTTTATCTGAAAGAGATTTTTATGCTGTATTTATAGGAACTCCTCGCCACAATGAAACTCACAGATTAGATATTTTAGATGTTGCTGTTAAATATGATCCTGAAGTCATTGTTTTATTCCCAGGATTAGATGATACATTGGATATGGCGATTTATAGGCTTAATTCTCTTGGATATATGGGAAATATCATTACAGTAAATTCTCTTGATGAAATTATAGCATTGGTTGCAGAGTATTCACATGAAGATGCAATTTTAATTGGTGGTAATGGTCAAGAAAATATTATAAATATTCAAGAGAGAATTAAATTGATTTCTGAAAAATTATAGGTGTTTAATAAGTTTTTTATATTATATTAAACATAATGAATATATGTTATTTTAATTATTATTGGTGTTATATAGATTAAGGTGTATTAAATGAGTAGAAGTTGGAGAAAAATTTCACTTACAATAATTTTATCATTGGCAATTTTAAGTATAGTATTTGCTGCATTGGGAGCAGCATCTAATGTTTCTTATAATGCTCATGGTATTGCTGAAGAATATAAACTTCCTATTGGTCAATCAATGTTTGAAAATCAATCTATTTTAGGTCAAAGAGAACCAATTACTGTTCCATTTATATCTAATGTTGGATTTTTAGCTCATCAAATTCAAGCATTAGATATTCAAGGGATAATATTAACATTAAATACTGGTATGGTTCCATTTGATTTTTCAACTATCTCTGGTGAGGGTATTGATTCATACGGTAATGTAGTTAATGTTAAAGGACCTGGATTTTTAACCTATGAAGGTGACAAGTTAGTTGTAAAATCACCTGATCATTATGTATGGGGTTACAGTGCTCCTTATAAATGGTTGGTTAAAACAGAAACTGGAGTAGATGTTGTAGAAAATGGTACTGTAATAAAATCTGTACCTGCAGAAGAAATTAAAAACTTAGAATATAAAAATGACTATTATAATGCAAGTACTATTGCATCATGGTATAATCATGATTCAGCTGTAGATGCTACATTTACTTTAGAAAAAGGAATGAGTGGATTTTCTGATGGAAGAAACAATATCAGTGCTTCTGATGTACCAAAAATATTTGGTCAGGATGTTGTAGATTATGCTTCTGAATATCCAACTGGTTCTCCAATTTTATTATACTCTGGAAATTATACTGAAGAAGCTGGTGAAGCATATTCAACTTACCTTGGTTCTCACCCAGAATATGGTGATGGAATTAGAGAAATAAACGCAAGACAATTTGTTTTTGCATGGAACGGAACTGTAATCCCACCTAACTCAACTTCAAGCGGTAAAGACTATGTTTACTTTGAATCTGCTAGTGATTCAAATGCACCTGGTGGAAGTGCATCCCATGGTGTATGTCCTCCTGCTAGAACATTAAGAGCAGCTGTTACTGCTGAAGGTTTCGATTTACCTGTTGGTATGTGCTGGGATGAAGATGCAGTTTTATTCGGATATAACCCTGCACAAGGAATCTATGTAACAAATAACCATGATTATCCAGTAAAAATCAACATGTGGACTGAAGGTGAAGGTACTGGAATGGCAATTTACTGTCAAATTGTAAGATATGTTCCAACTTAAGGAGCTTATCTTTATTTTTTCTTTTTTTATGTCAATTTCAACTATTATTACTGCAGCTGGAAAGAATTCCAGAATGAGAAAAGATTTAATTTCTCGTAACTTAGAATTAAAAAATAAACTTGTTTTACCATTTGAAGATAAAACTGTTATAGAGACAACTATTGATAATGCATTATCTGCAAATGTAGATGAATGTATTGTTGTACTTGGTCACTATGCATCCGAAATAAAAGAAGCTATTTTTGATAATTATGATGGTTTAGTTAAATTTATCACTAATGATCCAGTTGATGTAGGTTTATCAGTATCACTTTACAATGGTTTATCAAATATCGATTCTGATTTTGCATTATGTATAACTGCAGACCAACCTACTGTGTCAAGTGAAACATTCAATAAATTAATTGAAGTAAGTCAGGATGCACAAGATCCATTTCACACAATTTCTATTTTAAGAAGAAGAAAAACAGGCTTATTGGATACAGCTGAAGGATTAGGTATGCCTTTTATTGCTCCACGCTTAAATTTAATGAAATACTTAGAAAACGAAAATGATAACCTAAATCCTATCTTAAGAAAAATATTTGCTGATGGTTATACATTTTATGGAATAAAAGAAAAAAATGAAAAAGAGTTACTAAATATCAATCATTACGATGATTATTTAGCATTATTAGATTGATTCTAAACCAGAAATGACTTCTTCGATTTTAGCTTTACTAATACCAACGGTCATTTCATTATCTTTAATGTTTGCTGCTTTTCTAGAACCGTCACAGCCTAAAGTGAAATTAACATCTTCATTAATGTATGGATTTGAAAATGCATCTCCGCATAATGACTGAATTCCTGCAAATGAAGGTTTAATTTTCTCACCAGTTTTATAAACAATACTTTGAGCAAGTTTCATTCCACCAACAGGTTCACAGATAACTTGAATTACATCTGCTTCAAAATCAGCTTCATCTAAAGGAGCATAAACGATTGCCCAGTGAATATCTTTGATAATTGAAAGATCTGCAGTTAATTTTTTTGCAGTTTCTAAATCTTGGAATCTTCCTAAAGAGAAATATTTCTCACCGTTAGCTAATTTTTCAGGCATATCTCTTAGTCCAATAGCTCCTGCTCCACCTAAACATAACTGTTGTTCAAGTGTAGAGTAAAAAGAGTCTCCAAGTGATGCTTTTCTAACCATTTCGCAGTGTCTAATTTTTTCATCAATTAATTCAATGCCTTCAGGTAAATCCTCTTCACTTTTAATTAACTTAATTGCAACAGGTTTTGCATCAAGGTCAATTTTACTTTCAATTACTTCACAATATTTTTTGTTTGTATCTAAATTAGTCATAATAATCCCTTATATTATCGTTTGTATTATGGAATTTTAAAGTTTTTTGTATTAACAGTGTTATTTTTACAGAATGTTTTAAAATCACAAGCAGAACAGGTTCTTTCGTCTGAATCACCTTTCCAAGCGTCCTGAATTTTAGATCCTTTCATTTCTTTAATCATTGATTCTTCAATATCTGCAACAACACTATC of Methanobacteriaceae archaeon contains these proteins:
- a CDS encoding DUF169 domain-containing protein; translation: MTNLDTNKKYCEVIESKIDLDAKPVAIKLIKSEEDLPEGIELIDEKIRHCEMVRKASLGDSFYSTLEQQLCLGGAGAIGLRDMPEKLANGEKYFSLGRFQDLETAKKLTADLSIIKDIHWAIVYAPLDEADFEADVIQVICEPVGGMKLAQSIVYKTGEKIKPSFAGIQSLCGDAFSNPYINEDVNFTLGCDGSRKAANIKDNEMTVGISKAKIEEVISGLESI